A window of Streptomyces profundus genomic DNA:
GATCCTCCCGGGCCGTCTGCTGTCCGTCAGCACGGGGGCGGGTGTTGGCTCCGTCTCCCGTTGCGCCGGGGGGTGCATCACCCGCGCCGGCTCCTCCGCGCGCTCCCTGGCGGGTGGTTCGTGCGTCGGTTGACGCCGATTCCGCTCCGGCTCCGGCTCGGGTTCGAACTCGTCATCGGGGCCGTACCCCGGTCGGTCGTAGCCGTCGTCCTCCACGAGGCCGAGGTAGACCGCCATCTTGCGCATCGCGCCAGCCATCGCTGCGTCCTCCGCTCTGTGGTGGATCGGCTTCGGCCAACTGGGCCGGGGAGATCCACATTAATCCGCAATCCGCCCGAATTGATCGGGAATGACCATATTTTCGACTCTGGCCGCTCGTTTGGCGACGTTACCCGAGGGTGGGTCGCACACCGAGCACCGCGCTCCCGACGCGTACGTGTGTCGCCCCCGCGCCGATCGCCTCCTCCAGATCGGCGCTCATACCGGCAGAGACCATGGTGGCAGCAGGAGCGGTCACGCGCAGGTCCCTGGAGATTTCTATCAGCCGAGCAAAGGCCGCCGACGGGGAGTTGGCGTAGGGACCGCTCAGCGGAGCCACCGTCATCAGGCCGGCGAGACGCAGCCCCGGCGCCTCCGCGACGGCCGCCGCCAGCTCGCCGACCCCCTCGGGGGCGGCGCCCCCGCGGCCCTCGCCCCATCCGGAGTCCTTTTCCAAAGCCACCTGAATCAGACAGTTCAGCGAGGGGCGGGAGCGTCGGCGCACCGCTGCCGAGAGGGCGTCGACCAGCTTTATCCGGTCCACGGAATGCACATAATCCGCATACTCGACGACCGAACGCGTCTTATTTGTCTGCAACTGCCCCACAAAGTGCCATCGCAGCGTCAGATCCGCGCAGGCGGCTGCTTTTTCCGCGGCCTCCTGGTCGCGGTTCTCGGCGAATTCCCGCACCCCGAGACCGGCCAGCAACCTGACGTCCTCGGCCGGATAGGTCTTGCTCACCACCACCAGGGTCACCTCGGACCGCGCGCGCCCCGCAGCCGCACACGCACGAGTGACGCGCTGCTCCACACGGGCGAGATTGGTGGCCAACTCGGCCTCGCGCGCCCCCGAATCCGTCATCGCGCCACCCACACATAGCTGGCCTGCCGTCCGGTGGTTGACGCGCGGCGGTAGGAGAAGTGGTCGGCGGACTCCCGGGTGCAGACCGGGGAGAAGGCGATATCGGTGACGCCCTCGTCCGCCAGCTGCCGGCCGACCCCCGCCGGGATGTCGATGGCCGGGGTGTTCCAGCTCGTGGTGGCGCCACTGCCGGGGGCGGTCTCCTCGGCCAGGCGCCGCAGTTCGTCGGGGACCTCGTAGCACCGCCCGCAGATGGCCGGGCCGGTGCGGGCCACGATGCACTCGGGGCGCGCGCCCAGCGCGCGCATCGCCTTGACCGTCGCCGGGACGACGCCGGCCAGCAGCCCGGGCCGCCCGGCGTGCGCAGCGCCGGCGACGCCGGCGACCGGATCGGCGAGCAGCACGGGGGTGCAGTCCGCCGTCAACACGGCGAGCGCCACCCCACGGCTGGCGGTGACCAGGGCGTCGACCTCGGGCAGCGGCCCCCCGGGGGCGAGCTCGTCGGCGAGGGCGACCTCGCCCCCGTGGACCTGCCGCATCCAGCGCACATCGGCCGGGACGAGGCCCAGGGCGTGGGCGGCGCGCTCCCGGTTGGCGGCGACCGCCGCCGGGTCGTCCCCCACCGCGTCGCCCAGGTTCGCGGTGGCATACGGAGCGGCGCTCACTCCGCCTCGAAGATCGGTGAAGGCGTAGTGCGCGCCGCTCGCGGTGCTCTGTCGGGTTATCACTTCAGGAAGTCGGGCACATCGAGTTCTTCGACCTGACCACCCTCGTAGGGGCGGGCCGAGGGAACCTGCGGAGGGGTCTTCGCCTGGTCACGGGAGGACTCGGCGGACGAGTCGTGCCCCGCGTCGCTCTCCCGGTCGGACAGCGAGGCGGGCTCCCGGCCCGAGAGGGTGCCCAGGCTGCCGAACGAGGGGCGCTCCGGCTCCGGCTCGGCCGCGCGCTCGGCGCCGAGCCCGGCGGACTCCTCCTTGCCGCCATAGGCACCGAGCCCCTTGTCCCGGTTGCGGGAGGGCGGCTGGCCACCGTCGAAGCCCGCGGCGATCACGGTGACCCGCACCTCGTCGCCCAGCGCGTCGTCGATGACGGCACCGAAGATGATGTTGGCCTCGGGGTGCGCCGCCTCGCTGACCAGCTGGGCCGCCTCGTTGATCTCGAAGAGGCCGAGGTCGGAGCCGCCGGAGATGGAGAGCAGCACGCCCCTGGCACCGTCGATGGACGCCTCCAGCAGCGGGGAGGAGATCGCCATCTCGGCCGCCGCCACCGCCCGGTCGTCCCCGCGTGCGGAGCCGATGCCCATCAGCGCCGAACCCGCCTCGGACATCACGGACTTGACGTCGGCGAAGTCGAGGTTGATCAGGCCCGGGGTGGTGATCAGGTCCGTGATGCCCTGCACACCGGAGAGCAGCACCTGGTCCGCCGACTTGAAGGCGTCGAGGACGCTCACCTGGCGGTCGGAGATCGACAGCAGACGGTCGTTGGGGATGACGATCAGGGTGTCGACCTCGTCGCGGAGGCTGGCGATGCCGTCCTCCGCCTGGTTGGCACGGCGGCGGCCCTCGAAGGTGAACGGGCGGGTGACGACGCCGATGGTCAGCGCGCCAAGCGAGCGCGCGATGTTCGCCACGACCGGGGCGCCCCCCGTGCCCGTGCCGCCGCCCTCGCCCGCGGTGACGAAGACCATGTCGGCCCCCTTGAGGACCTCCTCGATCTCCTCGCGGTGGTCCTCGGCAGCCTTGCGTCCCACCTCGGGGTTGGCGCCGGCGCCCAACCCCCTGGTCAGTTCGCGCCCGACGTCCAGCTTGACGTCGGCGTCGCTCATCAGCAGCGCCTGAGCATCGGTGTTGATCGCGATGAACTCGACGCCCTTGAGACCGACCTCGATCATCCGGTTGATGGCGTTGACGCCACCGCCGCCGATACCGACGACCTTGATGACTGCGAGGTAGTTCTGCGGTGCTGCCACGTCGAAGGCCTCTCGCCTCGATTTACGTGTCGCCGCTCCGCGTGAAGCCGCAGCGCGCCGACTGATGCCGATGGGACGGATGGATAAGCCGCCCCGAACCCTATCGCTCAAGTTTAGGGTTACCTGTGCCTGTCGTTCCTTGGATTCCTAGGAACGGACACTAAGTCGATAAGTGGTGCGCGTTCAACGAACACGCCGAACCTCCTGTTTTTCTTTTCACCCTATGTGATCACGCTCCGGGTCAGTCAACCAGGGTGTGGCCTGCGCCGATGTGGCACCCGGTCAACCACCCGCCACAGCGGGCACGCTGGGGGCCTGGACGTCGAAGTGTCGGGCGTCGCCCGCCACGTTGAGGACCGTCTCCAGCGCCGCCGCCTTGGCCTCGGAGTCCTCCGCGCTCCCCCACCGCACGGTGCGGTCGCCGGACAACTCCAGGGTGATGGAGTCGTAGGAGGCGACCCGCAGGACCTCCAGATCGGAGCGGACCGACTCGGGCAACGCGGGCAGCACCGAGGCCGCCTCGGCCCTGACCCGGTCCTCCCCGAACCGACGCCAGCTCGGACTGTCCGCCACCTCCAGCTCCAGCAGGGGCACTCCGGAGAGCGCCTCGGCGCTCTCGGCGAACGCGACGCCGTCGTCGTCCACTTCGGCGAAGCCGTCCGCCGTCGGCTGTTGGAGGACGGGCTCGCGCTCGACCACCTTGAGCGAGACGCCGTCCGGCCAGGCCCGCACCACCCGCACCGTGTCCAGCCTGGGCAGGGCGGCCAGCAGCCGCTCGCTGACGGCCCCCTTGTCCAGCGAGGCCATCGGGGAGCCGACCGGGACCGCGGCGGCGGTGAGGATCTGCTCCTCCGTCAACTCCCGTGGGCCCTCCGTCCAGTTCACCGAGACCCGATCGACGCGCAGCCAGTCGGAGCCGTACAGCGCCCAGGCACCGAAGCCGCCCAGACCGACGAGCAGCCCCGCGCCGAGCAGCAGCACCCAGGGCCTGGGCAGCCAGCGGGGGCGGCGCCCCTCGGGACCGGTCGGGGGCGGACCGGAATCCGACTGACGGCGGTCTCCGCCGCGTTCCGCGGTGGTTACTCCGGCCACGCTCCCCAACTCCCGTCCCTCGGCTACGCCCTGCGCGCCGCGATCGCCTCGTGCACCATGCCGACCAACAGATCGTCCGCGTCCGGACGGCCGAACTCGGCGGCGGCGGCGGACATCGCCGTCAGCCGGCCCGGGTCGGTGAGCACGGGGAGCACGTTGTCCCGCACCCACTCGGGGGTCAGCTCCGCGTCGTCGATCAGCAGCCCACCGCCGGCCTTGACCAGCGGCTGCGCGTTGAGCCGCTGCTCGCCGTTGCCCACCGGCAGCGGCACATAGGCCGCCGGCAGACCGACCGCCGACAGCTCGGCGACCGTCATCGCGCCGGCCCGACAGAGCATCATGTCCGCCGCCGCGTAGGCGAGATCCATCCGGTCCACGTAGGAGAGCGGGACATAGGGCGGCATGCCCGGCATGGTGTCCGGCTGCGGCAGCTCGTTCTTCGGGCCGACCGCGTGCAGCACCTGCACCCCCGAACGCTGGAGCACCGGCACCGCCGAGGCGATCACCTCGTTGAGCCGGCGGGCGCCCTGCGAACCGCCGGAGACCAGCAGGGTCGGCAGGTTGGCGTCCAGACCGAAGTACGAACGGGCCTGCTGCCGCACGGCGGCGCGTTGCAGCGTGGCGATGGAGCGACGCAGCGGGATGCCCAGATAGCGGGCGTGCCGCAGCTTGCTGTCCGGCGTGGAGACGGCGACGAACTTGGTGTAGCGCGCGCCGATGCGGTTGGCCAACCCGGGGCGGGCGTTGGCCTCGTGCACCACGATCGGCACGCGTTGCCGCTTGGCCGCCAGATAGCCGGGCAGCGCCACATAGCCGCCGAAGCCGACCACACAGTCCGCCTTGGTGCGTTCGATGATCTCCTCGGCCGCCCTGATGGTGCCCCGCAACCGCCCCGGGACCGTGATCAGTTCGGGGGTGGGTTTCCGAGGCAGCGGCACGGCGGGGATCAGCCCCAGCTCGTAACCCCGCTCGGGCACCAGACGGGTCTCCAGGCCGCGCTCCGTGCCGAGCGCCGTGATGCCCACCGTCGGATCATGTCTGCGCAGGGCGTCCGCGAGGGCGAGCGCGGGCTCGATGTGGCCGGCGGTCCCTCCGCCAGCGAGGACTACATGCACCGATTTTCACCGCTCTCCGGACGGCGCCGACTTCGCGCGCCGTCTCATCGTCTTTCTTCTCAGCCCAGGTCCCCGCATGGCCAGTGCGGCCTTCGCCGCCGGCTCGCCGCGCGCGAAGGCGATCAGCAGTCCGACGGCGAACATGGTCGGCAGCAGGGCGGAACCTCCGTAGGAGAACAGCGGCAGGGGCACACCGGCGATGGGCAGCAGACCCAGCACCGCACCGATGTTGATCACGGTCTGGGTCATCAGCCACGCGGTCACCCCTCCCGCGGCGTACCTCACGAAGGGGTCCTCCGTGCGTCCGGCCACGCGGATACCCGCATAGCCTAGAGCCGCGAAGAGGCCGAGTACGGACAGTGTGCCCGCCAGGCCCAGCTCCTCCCCGGTGATGGCGAAGATGAAGTCCGTGTGGGGCTCGGGCAGTTCGCCCCATTTCTCCACACTGGCCCCGAGGCCCGAGCCGAACCAGCCGCCCGAGGCCAACGCATAGATGCCGTGCACCGCCTGCCAACAGCGGTCGTTCGGCCCCGGATCGGTGGCGCCGAGACAGGCGAGGCGGTCCATCCGGTGCGGAGCCGTGGCCATGAAGAGCGTGAACAGCACGCCGGCCGCGAGCAGCACCCCGACGAAGAGCCGGGTGGGGGCGCCGGCCAGCCACAGCAGCGCGAACAGCACGGCCACCAGGATCATCACCGTGCCCATGTCGCCGCCGACCATGACCAGGCCGAAGACCAGCAGCGCCCCGGGCAGCAGCGGGATCAGCAGATGCCGCCACTGGGTCAGCAGGCCGCGCTCGCCCTTGCGGGCCAGCAGGTCGGCGCCCCACAGCAGCAGGCCCAGCTTGGCGAACTCGCTCGGCTGGAGCTGGAACGATCCGCCCACCGCGATCCAGCTGGTGGAGCCGTTGACCTCGACGCCGATGCCGGGCACCTGGACCAGCACCAGCAGCAGCACGGCGAAGGCCAGGAACGGGTAGGTGAGCGCGCGCAGCAGCCGGACGGGGATCCGGGAGGCGATCAGCAGCAGCACGCCGCCGAGCACCGCGGCGAGCAGTTGCTTGCGGAAGTAGAAGGTGACCGGGTGCTGGTAGCGCAGCGCCTGGATCTGGGAGGCGGAGAAGACCATCACCAGGCCCAGCAGGGTGATCAGCAGGGTGGTGCCCAGGATCACGTAGTAGGCCGTCAGCGGGCGGTCCCAGGCCTGTCGGAGCCGCTCCAGGAAGCGCGGCCGGCGCGGGGGGCGCGGCACCGGCGCGCGCCGGGCCTGGCGCCGGGGCGCGGGCCGGGGCGGGCGCTCGCGCTGGGCGCCGCGCCCGGCTCGGCCGGCCGGCGCGCCGGCGCGCGCCAGGGCGCCGACGGCGGCGGGGCCGAGGACGTGTGCCGTCGCGGCCGGCGGCCACCTCATGTCGTCCCCTCCTCGGGCCCGCGACGGCGGGCGCGGGCCGCCGGTGGGCTACTGCTCGTTCGGTTCCTGGTCCACGGGGTCCGTGGCCAGCTGACGCACGGCGGCGGCGAACGCGTCGCCGCGGACGTTGTAGTTGGTGAACATGTCCATCGACGCACAGGCCGGCGCCAACAGCACGGTGTCCCCGGGGCGGGCCAGGCGGGCCGCCTCGGAGACCGCCGCCGCCATCGCCCCAGTGTCGGTCCGGTCGAGGTTCACGACCGGCACATCCGGCGCGTGTCGCGCCAACGCCTCGGCGATCAGCCGCCGGTCGGCGCCGATCAGCACCACGCCGCGCAGCCGGTCGGCCGACGCCGCGACCAGCTCGTCGAAGGTCGCGCCCTTGGCCAGGCCGCCGGCGATCCAGACGATCGACGGATAGGCGCTGAGCGAGGCGAGCGCGGCATGGGTGTTGGTGGCCTTGGAGTCGTCCACGTAGGCGACGCCCGCCACCGTCGCCACCTGCGAGATCCGGTGCGGGTCGGGACGGTAGTCGGCCAGGCCCCGGCGGACCGCGTCGGCCGGGACCCCGTAGGCCCTGGCCAGCGCGGCGGCGGCGAGCGCGTTGGCGACGTTGTGCGGGGCCGGCGGGTCGACGTCGCCGACCTGGGCCAGCTCCTCGGCCACATCCGGCCGCTCCACAAAGGCGCGGTCCACCAACAGGCCCTCGACCACGCCGAGTTGGGAGGGGGCCGGCGGGCCGAGGGTGAACCCGACGGCCCGGCATCCCTCGACCACGTCGGCGGCCCGCACCAGCTCCTCGGTGGCCTGGTCCGCGACGTTGTAGACGCAGGCCACCTCGTTGCCGGCGTAGATCCGGCCCTTGTCGGCGGCGTAGGCCGCCATCGAGCCGTGCCAGTCCAGGTGGTCGGGCGCGAGGTTGAGCACCGCGCCCGAGTGCGCGCGCGGCGAGGGCGCCCAGTGCAGCTGGTAGCTGGACAGCTCGACGGCGAGCACGTCGTACGGCGGGTCGGCCAGCACCGCGTCCACGACGGGGACGCCGATGTTGCCGACCGCCGCCGTCCGCAGCCCGGCCGCCGCCAGGATGGCGGCGAGCATCCTGGTGGTGGTCGTCTTGCCGTTGGTGCCGGTGACCGCGAGCCAGGGCGCCGCGCCGGGCCCGCGCAGCCGCCAGGCCAGCTCGACGTCGCCCCAGACGGGCACGCCCGCCTCGGCCGCGGCGGCGAAGAGCGGGTGCTCGGGGCGCCAGCCGGGCGAGGTGACGACGAGCTCCGTGCCCTTGGGCAGGGTGTCGCCGTCGCCCAGACGCACCTCGACACCGGCGGCGGTCAGCTCGGCCGCCTGGGCGCGCCGCCGTTCGCCGTCCCCACCGTCCACCAGGGTCACCTCGGCTCCCCTGGCCAGCAGGGCGCGCGCCGCGCCGTCGCCGCTGACCCCCAGGCCGGCGACGGTCACCCGGCGGCCGGCGAACTCGGTCTCCCGCACCGTCCCGTTCACCAGTCGGCCACCCAGGTTCCGTAGAAGATGCCGATGCCGACGATCACGCACATGCCCTGG
This region includes:
- a CDS encoding YggS family pyridoxal phosphate-dependent enzyme, which codes for MTDSGAREAELATNLARVEQRVTRACAAAGRARSEVTLVVVSKTYPAEDVRLLAGLGVREFAENRDQEAAEKAAACADLTLRWHFVGQLQTNKTRSVVEYADYVHSVDRIKLVDALSAAVRRRSRPSLNCLIQVALEKDSGWGEGRGGAAPEGVGELAAAVAEAPGLRLAGLMTVAPLSGPYANSPSAAFARLIEISRDLRVTAPAATMVSAGMSADLEEAIGAGATHVRVGSAVLGVRPTLG
- the pgeF gene encoding peptidoglycan editing factor PgeF is translated as MITRQSTASGAHYAFTDLRGGVSAAPYATANLGDAVGDDPAAVAANRERAAHALGLVPADVRWMRQVHGGEVALADELAPGGPLPEVDALVTASRGVALAVLTADCTPVLLADPVAGVAGAAHAGRPGLLAGVVPATVKAMRALGARPECIVARTGPAICGRCYEVPDELRRLAEETAPGSGATTSWNTPAIDIPAGVGRQLADEGVTDIAFSPVCTRESADHFSYRRASTTGRQASYVWVAR
- the ftsZ gene encoding cell division protein FtsZ encodes the protein MAAPQNYLAVIKVVGIGGGGVNAINRMIEVGLKGVEFIAINTDAQALLMSDADVKLDVGRELTRGLGAGANPEVGRKAAEDHREEIEEVLKGADMVFVTAGEGGGTGTGGAPVVANIARSLGALTIGVVTRPFTFEGRRRANQAEDGIASLRDEVDTLIVIPNDRLLSISDRQVSVLDAFKSADQVLLSGVQGITDLITTPGLINLDFADVKSVMSEAGSALMGIGSARGDDRAVAAAEMAISSPLLEASIDGARGVLLSISGGSDLGLFEINEAAQLVSEAAHPEANIIFGAVIDDALGDEVRVTVIAAGFDGGQPPSRNRDKGLGAYGGKEESAGLGAERAAEPEPERPSFGSLGTLSGREPASLSDRESDAGHDSSAESSRDQAKTPPQVPSARPYEGGQVEELDVPDFLK
- a CDS encoding cell division protein FtsQ/DivIB → MAGVTTAERGGDRRQSDSGPPPTGPEGRRPRWLPRPWVLLLGAGLLVGLGGFGAWALYGSDWLRVDRVSVNWTEGPRELTEEQILTAAAVPVGSPMASLDKGAVSERLLAALPRLDTVRVVRAWPDGVSLKVVEREPVLQQPTADGFAEVDDDGVAFAESAEALSGVPLLELEVADSPSWRRFGEDRVRAEAASVLPALPESVRSDLEVLRVASYDSITLELSGDRTVRWGSAEDSEAKAAALETVLNVAGDARHFDVQAPSVPAVAGG
- the murG gene encoding undecaprenyldiphospho-muramoylpentapeptide beta-N-acetylglucosaminyltransferase; amino-acid sequence: MHVVLAGGGTAGHIEPALALADALRRHDPTVGITALGTERGLETRLVPERGYELGLIPAVPLPRKPTPELITVPGRLRGTIRAAEEIIERTKADCVVGFGGYVALPGYLAAKRQRVPIVVHEANARPGLANRIGARYTKFVAVSTPDSKLRHARYLGIPLRRSIATLQRAAVRQQARSYFGLDANLPTLLVSGGSQGARRLNEVIASAVPVLQRSGVQVLHAVGPKNELPQPDTMPGMPPYVPLSYVDRMDLAYAAADMMLCRAGAMTVAELSAVGLPAAYVPLPVGNGEQRLNAQPLVKAGGGLLIDDAELTPEWVRDNVLPVLTDPGRLTAMSAAAAEFGRPDADDLLVGMVHEAIAARRA
- the ftsW gene encoding putative lipid II flippase FtsW, giving the protein MRWPPAATAHVLGPAAVGALARAGAPAGRAGRGAQRERPPRPAPRRQARRAPVPRPPRRPRFLERLRQAWDRPLTAYYVILGTTLLITLLGLVMVFSASQIQALRYQHPVTFYFRKQLLAAVLGGVLLLIASRIPVRLLRALTYPFLAFAVLLLVLVQVPGIGVEVNGSTSWIAVGGSFQLQPSEFAKLGLLLWGADLLARKGERGLLTQWRHLLIPLLPGALLVFGLVMVGGDMGTVMILVAVLFALLWLAGAPTRLFVGVLLAAGVLFTLFMATAPHRMDRLACLGATDPGPNDRCWQAVHGIYALASGGWFGSGLGASVEKWGELPEPHTDFIFAITGEELGLAGTLSVLGLFAALGYAGIRVAGRTEDPFVRYAAGGVTAWLMTQTVINIGAVLGLLPIAGVPLPLFSYGGSALLPTMFAVGLLIAFARGEPAAKAALAMRGPGLRRKTMRRRAKSAPSGER
- the murD gene encoding UDP-N-acetylmuramoyl-L-alanine--D-glutamate ligase; the encoded protein is MNGTVRETEFAGRRVTVAGLGVSGDGAARALLARGAEVTLVDGGDGERRRAQAAELTAAGVEVRLGDGDTLPKGTELVVTSPGWRPEHPLFAAAAEAGVPVWGDVELAWRLRGPGAAPWLAVTGTNGKTTTTRMLAAILAAAGLRTAAVGNIGVPVVDAVLADPPYDVLAVELSSYQLHWAPSPRAHSGAVLNLAPDHLDWHGSMAAYAADKGRIYAGNEVACVYNVADQATEELVRAADVVEGCRAVGFTLGPPAPSQLGVVEGLLVDRAFVERPDVAEELAQVGDVDPPAPHNVANALAAAALARAYGVPADAVRRGLADYRPDPHRISQVATVAGVAYVDDSKATNTHAALASLSAYPSIVWIAGGLAKGATFDELVAASADRLRGVVLIGADRRLIAEALARHAPDVPVVNLDRTDTGAMAAAVSEAARLARPGDTVLLAPACASMDMFTNYNVRGDAFAAAVRQLATDPVDQEPNEQ